The region CAGCATTCGAAATCACTTGCTTTCGTTGAGTAAGATTAAGCCGATCTAGTCGTTTAAACTTTGGCCACTCTTTCAAGAAACTCTCTTTATCAAGCTTGCTTAATTTTCCAGCCCAACTATCAACTGACTTCACCTCGGCTAAACGTTCAAACTCTTTTCTCTTCTTATCATCTAAGCGTTTGATTTTTCTTTCAACTGCACCAGCCATATCCACTTGATATTGGTATGAATCCTCATTAACTTCAAAATAATCCTTCTTATGATTCAAGAAGTAATGAATGTTGTGACTTGGATTTTTAACCACGGGCTTCATATTGGTAACTTTATTCATTGCATCGTAAATTCCGACTGCATCATAGATAGTAAACTTGTCCTTATGAATTTCGGGACAAAGACGCGTTGCACGACCCAGCATTTGCTCGTACAAGATTCTTGATTGAACTCGTCTTAAAAAGACAATATTAGTAATCTTAGGCACATCCACCCCAGTTGTCAATAAGTCAACAGTTACTACAATATTAGGATTAGCTTCATTTTTAAAATTCTTGATTTCTTGGTTAGGATGACGGATTGAACCGGTGATCTTTTCGATTGTATCATCATCTACTGGTCTACCAGCATCCTTAAAGGCTTGCTTCAAAAGATCGACTACCATATCAGCATGTTCATCAGTTGCCGCAAAAATCAACGTCTTTCCGACATTTTCATCATTTGGATCAAGATATCTTTCAACTAAAGTATCACATACGACCTTATTGAAGCTTTTAGTAATTACTCGATGATTGAAGTCCTTAACATCAAAGTTCATATTATCAGGTAGCTTTTCTTTATCGATAGTTTTTTCATCTTGATTGAACACATCGACCTCAGCGCCCTTTTTGAAGTGAATTCCTTCTTTTGCAAGTTTAGTTTCAATAATTACTGGCGCATCATGGTCCACTAAGTAGCCATCAAGGACAGCTTGCTGATAACTATAGGTATAGACAGGAGTGCCAAAAATTTCAGTAGTCTGCAAAGCCGGAGTGGCAGTCATTCCGATAGCTGTAGCGTCAAAATAATCCACCACACGCCGATATTGACTCACATATTCATCTTGATTATAAAATTGATATTCACTATCACTTAATTCCCGATCCTCGGCATAACCACGGTGAGCTTCATCAACAATAATAAAGTCATATTGACCAACGGAAGGCTTTTCAGAATCGTTATTGCTAAAGAAGAGCCGCTTAATCATCCCTTGAACCGTAGCAATTTGAATCTTAGTGGAAGCATCTGGTACTTTATCGCTGAGTTCCTTTAACCCATAAATTGATGAAATCGACATGCTACCAATTTTATTATCTTTAATAGCATTTGCTGTTTGACGACCAAGGGAATTTCTATCTACTAAATAAAGAATTCTTCTGGCACGCTTGTGCTTAAGTAAACGATACATTAATGAAATTGCAGTTCTAGTTTTTCCAGTTCCTGTCGCCATTGCAAGTAAAATACGCTTCTTTTTATTTTTAATTGCATCTTCGATTGCATTGATAGCGGCAATTTGATAAGGCCGATCTGCAAATTTAGGATAGTCCTGATCATTCACCAAATCGTCATCAGCTGTATCTTTATTTCTTGCGGTTAGTTTTAGTGTTAAGTCTTCGGGATGGTGAAATTCTTCTAGTGCATACGCATTTTCCTTAGGATTGCGTGCATCCCAGAACCAAATTCCAGACTTTTCTTGATATTGCTTTAAATAAGGACGTCCATTAGCAGTATAGATGAAGGGAACTTTATAATCGCTCATTTCATTTGTAACTAAATGATAGTCTGATCTAAAGGGAACCTCTTTAGCATATTCCTTAGGTTGAACCATTTGACCTGCAATATCTTGATCCCATTTTTTAGCTTCAACAATTCCATAAAATTCTAGTCCCTTAAACAGAGCATAGTCTGCCCTTTGGCCATTAGGGAGAACCCATTCAGCAATCGCCATATTATGGCCCTTTTGCGGTTCAGTTTGCTTAGTCCAATTATTCAATTCTTCACTATCAGCTTCCCAACCTGCCTGTTGAAGTTGATGATCAATTAATTGCCTAGTTTCAGCTTCAGTTAGTTGATGTTTTTTAGCAAACTCCACATTAACTTTATGTCTCCGTGTTTGCTCGGCTGGCGTCACAGTGACTGGAGGACGATTGGTTTGCAGCTGTTTGATTTTTTCTTCGAGAAGCTTGATTTTATTTTCTTGATCTTTTAAAAGAGTTTGTTGATCTATAGGTTTAACATAGTCAGCTACCTGATCCAAAGAATAGACATCTAAGAACCACTTCCATATTAAATATGCCTGTTCATCAATTTTCAAAGCATCAGCTTTCGTCGCAATAAAGTGATCATCATGAGCGGCCTTATTACGCTTGAGTCGAATGATATTCAATGCATTCAAAACAACAATTGGATATTCATTTTGTGAACGAGCTAATTTTTCAATCCGCTGTTGTTGATTAAGTTCCCAATCTACTATCCCATCTAAATGCATTATTTCTTTAGTAAGTTGTTCACCAAAAGTTCCAAAAACCGTCAAACTGCTTCTCGGATCCGAATAAATGAGTGATTCTGCACTTGAAGCCAATTTAGCATATTCTTGGTAGTTCTTTTCTGAAGTTTGAAAATTAGACATTCTTATTCCTCCACGAAATCAATATATCAATATTTTACTCTGAACCTTAGAGAGAAAACAAGTCGGCTCAATATTAGGAAGCAATTATTTGTTATAATATACCTAAAACAATTCAAAGGGATGAAACTATGGACGAAAAACAGTACTCGAAGCTCATCGATAAAGAAGTTCAAAACTTACCTATCTATGTTTATTACTATACTCAGCAACCTAATTTAGCGGTAACTACAATTTACCAATATTTAACAGAATACCGGCGCTTTTTTGATTGGTTACGGAACACGCCAGCTGATATAGAAGATCCTCAAAAAGGCAACTTGAGCAATGCTAAATCTAACAAAGAAATCGAACTTTCAACCTTGGAGCATTTGCGCGCCGTTGACATTCAGAGTTACTTAAAATTTTTGAGCGTAAGAGAAAACAAGCAATCCACGCGCGATAGTAAAAAGACCATCAATCGCACTATTAATGCCCTCCGGTCACTTTACCACTATCTAACGGTCACAGCAGATGTGGAAGATGGTGAACCTTATTTTTATCGCAATGTCATGCTTAAAGTTCCCATTGAAAAAGGTACTAAGGAATCGATCGCTTATCGTAATGCCAAATATCAACCCATGCTTTATACGGGAGAAAAGAAGCACGCGTGGCTTGATTTTCTCAGTAATACCTACGAACATACCTTAAGTAATCGAGCACTCTCATCGTTTTTATTCAATAAAGAGCGCGATATTGCAGTTATTGCGTTATTACTTGCCTCTGGAATTCGTGTTTCGGAGCTTGCTCGACTCAATCTTAAGGATCTCAATTTACGTGAGCGCAGCATTTTGGTGATTCGTAAAGGCAATAAAAAGGATGCGCCCTTGATTGCAGACTGGGCAATGCCATATATTAATAATTATTTGGCAATCCGCACTGAACGCTACAGCCCTGATAAACAGGAGCAAGCACTATTTTTAACTCGTTATGCAGGAAAGGCTAAACGAATTGCCACTAATACAGTGGAAAGGTTTGTTTCTCGCTATTCTGAAGCCTTCCCTGAGGGCAATCGTACTACTCCACATAAATTGCGCCATTCTCTTGGGACTGAACTCTATGAAGATAGTAAAGATGTGATGGTCGTTGCCACTCAATTGGGGCATACTGGTATTTCTGCAACCGACCAATATATTCAACAATCAAAGATGGATAAACAGCGAAGTGCGTTAAATAAGACTAAGTAGGCATTTAATAACAATTTTTTCAAAAAAATTCGCTTACACTGTACATTTCTCTTGCTTTGTATGTTACAATACTTGATGAAATAGTTGTAACCAGTGCCTATGATGTTGGTATAACTAGTGTTAAAGTACATGGTGGCAATTTCTCCTAAAAAAGAGAAGACATATTTCTAAATAAAAAACATTCTAAATTTGTATGAAAAAGTTTTCTAAATGCAGTGAGTATATCTCAATGAGTTAGAGTGCAACTTTTTTCTAACAAGTTTTAATTAAATTTCTTTTCTATTGCTTTTTTACTGGTTAGTATATCTGCTGGGAACTTGCAAAGATGAAAATATTTTTGATTATTATGTGGATATTACAGAAAATGTTTTCGCATAACAGAACAATCAGAACATACAAAAAATACGATAGAGTCGTTGGGATTTAGATTCTATCGTATTTTTTTGCTCTTTTGTAGATTATAAGTTTTTTTCTCTCCATTCCCTTTCATAAAGAACTACAATAAGAAGTGTAACCACTATTTTTGTTATAAAAAAAGAGGGAGAAAAATGACTAATAAAGGTTCAGTTCCTAAGAAGTTATCTTTTATTTCGATATACTTCTTAGGTATTAACGCAGTAATTGGATCAGGAACCTTCCTGCTTCCATCTGTAATTTATCGTTATATGAATTTGTCTGCAATTTTTGTATTGCTATGTACGGCAATTACTGTCAGCATGATTGCTTTATGTTATGCTGACTTATCTAGCCGTTTCACTGGATCAGGAGCTGCATGGCTTTATTCATATAATGCATTTGGACGGTTTGCTGGATACGAGCTAGGAATATTTACCTGGTTTTTGGGATGTACGACTCTATCAGCGGAAGTTGTAGCCTTATTAACCATCTTGAAGAGTTTCCTGCCAATTTTTAAAAATCCATATGTATACGCAGGCGGCGTAATATTCTTAATTTTACTATTCTCAATTATTAACTTCTTCGGAAGATCTTGGGTAAAAGTCGTTAATAATATTTCTGCAGCTGCTAAAATCATAACATTGGTAGTGTTCATTGTGGTTGGGGTCTTCTTTATCAAATTTACCAACTTCTCACATGTTATTCCACATGCAGCTTTGACGGGATTTATGCCATTTGTAAAACACTTCGGTGCGGCATTTACTCCAATCTTCTATTTGTTCACTGGCTTTTCATTTATTCCAATTGCCGCTAAACAAATGAATAATCCAGAAAAGAATATTCCACGAGTTTTAATTGCAGTTATGACAAGTGTTACCATCTTGGACTGCTTGATGTTACTAGTCGCAATTGGACTAAGTGGTGAAAAACTAGGTGGTTACTCTAACCCGTTAGCCAATGCTTTAAAGACTGGTGTTGGTGAATGGGGATTTGCCTTCATGATTGTTGGTATGTTAATTTCAATCTTTGGTGTAGCTTTCAGTGCTTCGTTTAATACCCCTTCATTGATTGCATCTCTTGCAACGGAACACGGAATGCTTCCAAGATGGATCGGTAAGAAAAACAAGCATGACGCTCCATGGGTCGGCATTATCTTTACCGCTATTTTATCTGGAGCCTTAGCAACTCAAAGCTATCTATTCTTGGTTTCATGTACTGTTTTGGCATCATTCGTTCAATATGTACCATCAATTTTAGCAGTTATCAAGTTTAAGCATACTGATGAGTATCCTACTCACGGCTTTTCCCTTCCTGGAAAATACACTATTCCGATTATAGCTTTAATTATTTCTTGTTATATGATCACAAACTTCACAGTCCCAACACTATTATTAGGAACTGTGGTTGCTGTAATTGCGGCTGCTTGTTACTTCTTTATTAAAGAAGATAAGGTTGCAGAAGAAAAGCATGAGAGTTTCTTAGCACGACTTAGAAATAAAGCTTTCGATAAAACTAAAAAGTAAAACTAACATGAAAAGCATCTGAATTCAGATGCTTTTTGTTTGCTTCAAATATGATTTATATTTTAAATATTATATATTTTTAACATACTATTTATATTTATAATAGCATTCTTCCACATGATCGTTGATAAGACCCACTGCTTGCAAAAAAGAATAGACAGTAACAGGTCCAACAAACTTAAAACCTATTTTCTTCATCGCCTTCGATAATTGAAACGAAAGTTCACTTTTAGCTGGAACATCAGCCATCGTGTGGGGATGATTAATAATAGGTTGTGAAATATACTGAAGCAAAAAGTCTTTAAAGCTGCTTCCTTTCTCTTCTAATTTAACTAAGGCTTGCGCATTATTAATGGCAGCTTCAATCTTACGACGGTTGCGAATAATCCCTTTATCTTGCATCAGGGTTGCAAAATCTTTATCCGTAAATTTAGCAACTTTATGATAATCAAAATCAATAAAATCTTGACGGAAGTTTTCTCTTTTATTCAAAATAGTTTCCCAAGATAAGCCTGATTGAAAACTTTCCAAAACCAGCATCTCATAAAGATATTGATTATTAAGATTTAACTTTCCCCATTCCTGATCATGATAAGTTTGGTAAGTTTCATTGGGAGTGTTCCCCCAGTCACAACGCATTCTCTGTGTCATTCAATCATCTCATTTCCAATTTAATTATAACGTGCCTTATAATAATTATAGTAAAGGAAGTTTTATTCAGCAAAACGGAGGCATATTATGAATCGCTTTCTTAAATACGCACTCATTGGCATAGTTGTTGTAGTTGTTTGGATTTTGTTAGCAAAGCATGGATTTTATTTCTTCATATTCTAAAATTTTGTGTTTGTTGGTTGTTTTTTTGTAATATAATATGTTTGAGTAACAATGATCTTGATGATGGGGGGTATTAAAATGGCATTTCCATATAAAAATCAATTCAATCTTTATTGCAAAAACGAAAAAAAGCTTTCCACTAACACAATCGATCTCGCTAATAAATCGGTTAATACCTTTTGGAATTACTATGCAACGGGGAGCGATGATCCTGATATTAACATTGTTAATGAAACCGACATTCGCAATTTCTTGGATTCTCTTGAAACCGAATTGAAATTCAAGAAGAACACTATCAATAAGTATCTCAGTCATTTAAAGATGTACTTTACATACTTATATAGTCATCAATTTATTGATAACTACCCTATTTTAACGATTAGTGGCCGGAATTTTAGTCGTAAACAAACTTATAAGATTAATTGGATGGATAAACTTCCTCAAATTGCTCAAATTGACAATATTCATCCGGAAACCATTAAATTCATGACAGCCATCTCTTTAGGCTACAAGCCCACTGAAGTTTTGAGTTTGCGTTTAAACACCCTACTAAATGGATTAAAGGACGAAGGATTAAAGCAATATCTAAAAAATCACACTGAATTTCATGGAAGTGATAATCCTTATATCATCAGTAAAAAAGATGGTGGTCACTACGCTTCAGATTTCCATATTGTTCAAAATATTCAACCAGATAAGAAACTTTTAGGGATGCCGCTCACTTTGCAGGCATTGCGCTTGAGTTATGTTTACTCTATTCTTTCTGATAGCAAAAAGACTGATGAAGAACTTGAAAAAATCTTACGCGTTAATAAGAGGTCTTTAGTTTATTATCGTAAAAACTTCTTGCTTTACGTAAATGCAGAAGAATTTACACTATAATTTGGAGGGAAAAGATGAAACTCAAGAAAAAGCTTAGTTTAATATTTGGACTACTCATTTTAGTCCTTACTTTAACTTCTTGTAGCAAATTTGAAAACTGGGAATTATCAATGCGCTCTAAGATTGGGGCTTTACCTCTTACCGTCTCAACTTATGATTCCAACGGACAAAAGATCGATCAGATTACTGCCAAATCAGTCGATATCCATACTGACAAGAAAATGTCGCAACAAGACGACAAAGGTAAAGAAAATTCAAGTGTCATCGATGTGGACTATGGGAATAATCGAATGATCCATGTGGGATCTACGCTCATTGCTTATGAAGGTCTTAAAAATTATCAAGATGCTTTCAGTAAGCACGTTAACATCAACAATCAGAACCATTCTGTGCCGATTCTGAATACTATGTATCAAAATTTTAAGAATGATTGGGCCGGAAATTCGAAAATTGTCATGATTAGAAGCCAATTAGGGATGCCAGTTGCAGCATTTGCAGGCAAACATGTATCAATTTATAAAAGCGATATGAAAAATGCTACCCAATTTGTAATTGACGGCCATCGTTTATTTGTCTATCGGGCCGACTATACTATCTATCCAATAGCTAGCCTTAAAAAGTAGAATAATTTATCTAAAAAACCATTGCATCTGCAATGGTTTTTATTTTGGCGTATTTTCTTTAAAAATATCTTCCTGATTTTATACTTTCTTAAAACATTGTTCATACAAATTCTTATAAAATATTGGAGTAACATTTTTTTATTTAGAAAGTTGGAAAGAAAGTGACCAAAAAGGGAAAAATTACTCCTTGGTGGATTTTTGTTGTTTGTTGTTTCATATCAATGATTGGCTTTGGGCTAATTGTAAATACAATTGGATTATTCTTTGGTCCAATTAGTCAAGAATTTCATGTTGGCCGCGCAAGTGTAGCCTTAATGACTACCTTACAAAACGCTGCTGCTGCTATTTCATTGATTTTTGCTGGAAAAATTATGGAGAAAGTCAATTTACGTTGGTTATTAACAGGATGCTTTAGTGTAATTGCTCTAAGTATGTTGACATTATCTATAGCTCACAGTTTAATACATTTTTACATTGCCTGGATCATTATTGGAATTTGTCAGCCAATTGCAATTACTTTGTCAATTCCCGTACTTCTAAGTAAATGGTTTAATCAAAAACTTGGAACCGTAATGGGGATTTCTCTAGGATTATCAGCTTTTGGAGGAACGATCTTTAACCCAATTATTGCTAGTGTAATCACCAAATTTGGCTGGCGTGGCGGCTTCATTGCGGAAGCTTTACTTCTGGGATTAATCTTAGTTCCACTTGCAATTTCAATTAGACCTAAACCCGATGAAAAGCATCCCGCATATGGTAAAGTTGAAAAGACTAAAGCAGATTTAGCTGTAAGTGGAATTACATTGCAAGAAGCTCTCAAGCAACCTATATTTTACGCCTTAGCATTTGCAATGCTTGCGCTACAATTCGTTTCTGGAAGTGTGCAACACATTTCAGGTCACATTACTAATTTAGGTATTTCACCAGTGTTAGCAGCCAGTGTAGTCTCTGGTGTAATGATTGGAGCAGCCGTTGGTAAAATCTCAATCGGTTACTTCTTGGATAAACTTAGTCCATTATGGGTATTATTAGCTTATTCCCTTTTTGGAGTACTGGGATGGAGTGGACAAATCTTCTTAACTAATCCTACTCTGCTTACAGTATCAGCATTTATTCTTGGATTAGGCCAAGGTGTATGTTTAGTAGCTTTGCCTTACCTTATTCAAAAACAATTTGGCGAAAAAGATTATAGTAATATCCTTTCTGTAATTAATATGCTCGGTGCCTTTGCAATGTCCTTATCCGTTTACTTAGTTGGTCTATTCTTCGATCAAACTCATTCATACAATTTAGGATGGACAATCAATGTAATTGCTTATGTACTTAGTTTCATAGCTATTTTCATTACATTAAGAAAAAATAAAGCAGAATAAACTAAAAACCAAACCATTACGGTTTGGTTTTTTGATTACAAAATTTAATCTCTATTTTAAGCTATTAAGCTTTCAGAAACCATTTTTTATAAATTACAAT is a window of Lactobacillus intestinalis DNA encoding:
- the hsdR gene encoding type I restriction-modification system endonuclease; translated protein: MSNFQTSEKNYQEYAKLASSAESLIYSDPRSSLTVFGTFGEQLTKEIMHLDGIVDWELNQQQRIEKLARSQNEYPIVVLNALNIIRLKRNKAAHDDHFIATKADALKIDEQAYLIWKWFLDVYSLDQVADYVKPIDQQTLLKDQENKIKLLEEKIKQLQTNRPPVTVTPAEQTRRHKVNVEFAKKHQLTEAETRQLIDHQLQQAGWEADSEELNNWTKQTEPQKGHNMAIAEWVLPNGQRADYALFKGLEFYGIVEAKKWDQDIAGQMVQPKEYAKEVPFRSDYHLVTNEMSDYKVPFIYTANGRPYLKQYQEKSGIWFWDARNPKENAYALEEFHHPEDLTLKLTARNKDTADDDLVNDQDYPKFADRPYQIAAINAIEDAIKNKKKRILLAMATGTGKTRTAISLMYRLLKHKRARRILYLVDRNSLGRQTANAIKDNKIGSMSISSIYGLKELSDKVPDASTKIQIATVQGMIKRLFFSNNDSEKPSVGQYDFIIVDEAHRGYAEDRELSDSEYQFYNQDEYVSQYRRVVDYFDATAIGMTATPALQTTEIFGTPVYTYSYQQAVLDGYLVDHDAPVIIETKLAKEGIHFKKGAEVDVFNQDEKTIDKEKLPDNMNFDVKDFNHRVITKSFNKVVCDTLVERYLDPNDENVGKTLIFAATDEHADMVVDLLKQAFKDAGRPVDDDTIEKITGSIRHPNQEIKNFKNEANPNIVVTVDLLTTGVDVPKITNIVFLRRVQSRILYEQMLGRATRLCPEIHKDKFTIYDAVGIYDAMNKVTNMKPVVKNPSHNIHYFLNHKKDYFEVNEDSYQYQVDMAGAVERKIKRLDDKKRKEFERLAEVKSVDSWAGKLSKLDKESFLKEWPKFKRLDRLNLTQRKQVISNAEDKVVNIVRGYGNGNQEPADYIDSFTEFIKKNVDTIPALQVIATRPKDLTYSELKDIKLKLEQNGFKENDLQTAWKSAKHVQTTADIISFIRQVASGSELIDHDVRIHNAMQKVYGMADWTIPQKKWLKKIENQLMASTVLGPTAEHAFDDNFYFKRQGGYRQMKKIFPENADQIIYVLNENLYV
- the xerS gene encoding tyrosine recombinase XerS encodes the protein MDEKQYSKLIDKEVQNLPIYVYYYTQQPNLAVTTIYQYLTEYRRFFDWLRNTPADIEDPQKGNLSNAKSNKEIELSTLEHLRAVDIQSYLKFLSVRENKQSTRDSKKTINRTINALRSLYHYLTVTADVEDGEPYFYRNVMLKVPIEKGTKESIAYRNAKYQPMLYTGEKKHAWLDFLSNTYEHTLSNRALSSFLFNKERDIAVIALLLASGIRVSELARLNLKDLNLRERSILVIRKGNKKDAPLIADWAMPYINNYLAIRTERYSPDKQEQALFLTRYAGKAKRIATNTVERFVSRYSEAFPEGNRTTPHKLRHSLGTELYEDSKDVMVVATQLGHTGISATDQYIQQSKMDKQRSALNKTK
- a CDS encoding APC family permease, whose product is MTNKGSVPKKLSFISIYFLGINAVIGSGTFLLPSVIYRYMNLSAIFVLLCTAITVSMIALCYADLSSRFTGSGAAWLYSYNAFGRFAGYELGIFTWFLGCTTLSAEVVALLTILKSFLPIFKNPYVYAGGVIFLILLFSIINFFGRSWVKVVNNISAAAKIITLVVFIVVGVFFIKFTNFSHVIPHAALTGFMPFVKHFGAAFTPIFYLFTGFSFIPIAAKQMNNPEKNIPRVLIAVMTSVTILDCLMLLVAIGLSGEKLGGYSNPLANALKTGVGEWGFAFMIVGMLISIFGVAFSASFNTPSLIASLATEHGMLPRWIGKKNKHDAPWVGIIFTAILSGALATQSYLFLVSCTVLASFVQYVPSILAVIKFKHTDEYPTHGFSLPGKYTIPIIALIISCYMITNFTVPTLLLGTVVAVIAAACYFFIKEDKVAEEKHESFLARLRNKAFDKTKK
- a CDS encoding DNA-3-methyladenine glycosylase I, which encodes MTQRMRCDWGNTPNETYQTYHDQEWGKLNLNNQYLYEMLVLESFQSGLSWETILNKRENFRQDFIDFDYHKVAKFTDKDFATLMQDKGIIRNRRKIEAAINNAQALVKLEEKGSSFKDFLLQYISQPIINHPHTMADVPAKSELSFQLSKAMKKIGFKFVGPVTVYSFLQAVGLINDHVEECYYKYK
- a CDS encoding site-specific integrase translates to MAFPYKNQFNLYCKNEKKLSTNTIDLANKSVNTFWNYYATGSDDPDINIVNETDIRNFLDSLETELKFKKNTINKYLSHLKMYFTYLYSHQFIDNYPILTISGRNFSRKQTYKINWMDKLPQIAQIDNIHPETIKFMTAISLGYKPTEVLSLRLNTLLNGLKDEGLKQYLKNHTEFHGSDNPYIISKKDGGHYASDFHIVQNIQPDKKLLGMPLTLQALRLSYVYSILSDSKKTDEELEKILRVNKRSLVYYRKNFLLYVNAEEFTL
- a CDS encoding DUF5052 family protein, whose product is MKLKKKLSLIFGLLILVLTLTSCSKFENWELSMRSKIGALPLTVSTYDSNGQKIDQITAKSVDIHTDKKMSQQDDKGKENSSVIDVDYGNNRMIHVGSTLIAYEGLKNYQDAFSKHVNINNQNHSVPILNTMYQNFKNDWAGNSKIVMIRSQLGMPVAAFAGKHVSIYKSDMKNATQFVIDGHRLFVYRADYTIYPIASLKK
- a CDS encoding MFS transporter, whose protein sequence is MIGFGLIVNTIGLFFGPISQEFHVGRASVALMTTLQNAAAAISLIFAGKIMEKVNLRWLLTGCFSVIALSMLTLSIAHSLIHFYIAWIIIGICQPIAITLSIPVLLSKWFNQKLGTVMGISLGLSAFGGTIFNPIIASVITKFGWRGGFIAEALLLGLILVPLAISIRPKPDEKHPAYGKVEKTKADLAVSGITLQEALKQPIFYALAFAMLALQFVSGSVQHISGHITNLGISPVLAASVVSGVMIGAAVGKISIGYFLDKLSPLWVLLAYSLFGVLGWSGQIFLTNPTLLTVSAFILGLGQGVCLVALPYLIQKQFGEKDYSNILSVINMLGAFAMSLSVYLVGLFFDQTHSYNLGWTINVIAYVLSFIAIFITLRKNKAE